The region AGAACTATTAACGTTATCATGCACATGATGATGCTGAGTACTTTGgatttgtttcagttttcatgaGTTTTCATGAGTGTATCACAAAGTTAGcatgtttatttacacatttataataatttatatttaatgtgAAATAGTGTAATTTAGAAAATGGTTAGTACCTTCTTTGGGGCTAAACTAAGAGCTCTCTTAAAATGTAACAGAGTTTTTATGATAACCTTGGGCTAAGAGAAGCCAATGTGGATCAGGACACTGCTTAACCCTAAAGATATGCATGGACAGGGCTTGAAATGCAAATTAAACTCTACATAACTCTCTCAGTGTAACCAGTCATGTTTGGCGACCATAACAAGATTTTGGTACTGTGTCTTCCCATGAAAAAATACTTTCATAAAATATGTAGGTATTGCTTCCTGCTACTCACTTAacatttcagctgtgtgtgtaatcacaatATATCACAGCAAAATCCACTTACCTTGCTGTATTTAATATCATAAACAATACTCATTTTCCTCTTCCAACAAATTAAACAGTCCCATCATCACTGTGTATATGAGCTTCCCAGTCTTGGGCAACATAATTCAAAAATGTTGCAAGCTAAGCTACCAGTTACTTTAGAAAAACATACCTCAGTTATGTGAAAGCTATCCTTCAGAGAAATGTAGCTATGCTAGCTATGCTACAAGTTGCATGACAGAAGTAGGTAGTTACAGTGAAGCGTCATCATTATTGATGTTGTCTCTGGGGTTCATTAAAATTTGTGTTCTTCCAATAAAACAAATTCTTCTAATAACTGTCCATTATGAGACATCCATAATGTCAAgtcaagtcacttttatttagATAGCACATCTAAAAACAATAGGAGTTGACCCAAAGTGCTTTCCAAGGATTATCAATGATTATCAATACAAGTATACATAGATAAGAGGAATAGGGAGTAAGGGTAAAaggaggacaaagagaaaacacgTAAGAAAAATACcagatagaaaaacaaaactagatAACCAagttaaaactgagataaaaCAGATGAGCGAAAGGAATAATACATAAAAGgcaagatgaaaatgaaaaatacgtaaaacaaacaaaatgatgagATGAAAATCAGGCAAGACATAAttgaaaatgataaaatcaaaatcaaagtaGTAAAATCAGAAATTCAGAAAAGCTCATTAAAACCAAGAACAGATAAGAATGCAGTAAAAggatgttaaaaataaattaagagtGAACTTGACAAAAACCTTGGGGCAACCTCAGACTTAGctaaaagcaagagaaaaaaggtgagtctttaaatttgataaaaaaaattgtcagtgGTAGGACAGGATTTAATGTGGGAATGGGAGACTACTCCAGAGCCTGAGGGCAGCAACGGAAAAAGCCTGGTCGCCTCTGGTTTTGAGGCGTGAGTGGGGGACTGAGAGGAGTTGTTGTGAGGATGACATAAGTGATTTGGGGGTAGAATATAGACTCAGCAGATCAGTAATATATTGTGGAGCTAATCCACTGAGAGCTTTAAAAATAAgtagtaaaattttaaaatcaattctgattttaaaacatgaacaaGTTCTTACATGAACAATTCATGACTTTACTggttaaaatatatatattgtttgcCAATGCTACATTGTGCTACATTTTAAGCACACTCCTTCAACAATATATATTGCTTTTATAAGAATGATATCAAGGGCCAGTACAAACAGAGCAGTGGAGATAGAGCATTCTATGGCTATCCCCAGCTCAAACAGCTGCCAGTTTTTTTGCAGTAGTGGAGTGTCAAGCACATCTGCAGATTCACATAGCAGCTTGTTCTCAAGTTCTTAATGCATTGTCTGTCGCATTATGGCCTGTTGTCGTACTGCTATTACATTTTGCTGAGTGAAAAAATTTAAGGGAAAAGTTGCGGAACTGGTATGGATATAAGCCCATCACTTAATTTGTGCAGGAGCTGACTGGAACTCAGCTGCAACACCTGTGATTTTTAGCCACCTATGCCCCTGGCCTCCAGATCCATTCTGTGACCTCCAAATCTAAATAAAATACCTTCCATAAACAAAGTTAATTATGtagagttcatttatttattttttttacaagagcAGGCTAGCTGGCTTTTGGTTGgctagaaagaaaaacatgtccTAAAAACCCAGGAAGCCAagacacacaaatcaaaataaaagtcaggTTGCTGCAGTCCAAAAAGTCAGTTTGCTAGCTAGTTAAAGGAGAGTTACAAAATGTTGAAGAGACAGAGTAGTAGATTTATTTGACGAAGACACCAAACCCTTGGAACCTCCAGCATCACCTAAGTGTAGCATAAAGAAACTTGAGTGGACAAATTCTGTTGACAATCAAGCATGCTAGGGAGACATGTTAGCAGGGCATGAGCAGCAGTTGCAGTTACTAACATGGAGGGTACCAGAGAAAATGAATGGTGCAGTGGGAATGAAGACTCATCAGGTCTGGGTGAGAAGTGCAAGTGATCCAATACCAGTCTATCCTGGTGGGGGGCCAGTGACCtcaattattttcttatttgcATTTGGGTGTGAATCATAATGGTTGCAGTCTGATGAGGATAATGTTTGGAGATGCGTGTAAATTACTAATTGAATGTACTTATGAAAACTATTTCGTAATTCAAAGTTAACTGTGCTGTGCTCTGCCACCCAGATTTCCATCGCTTTGGTCCccagtttttgcttttgttgctCAACAGGTAAAGCTTCTCCTCCATTTTTCAAGCTATTGGTAATATTTTTTAAGTGAATACCATAGGCcaatgtcacagcctgcaccccattttggacttttagttccTTCCTAGctgacgtcgaggctgtttggAGAGTCTGCTCTGTTCCCGTTCCTGTGCCCATTTGGAAAGTCCGCTTCAgtgtctgttccagccaaccccccACCTGCTCGGCTGCAGAGGGGACCCATTTGcagcagcaccttcggtcatccctctgtgcgccccccccacctacccggtctgttctggactttgttttttttgttctgggggACGTCTGGGAGCCGtcccttaaggggggggggctctgtcacagcctgcacctcattttggacttttagtttgaaatgtcttgtgctcctatACCTTGTGTATTTTCACttctcacctgatcctgtttgttgcatttattaacctcgttccccccttgttaagtttatccaatcatgtttgccctgtttagttttcctcttgtatttaagcccttgtgtttcacctgtccttgGTCTATCGTTGCTTGTGTTTATATGCatactgtttggctgcaccgtttttgttccagtttgcacgtgtattttgatctttagtttgtaagtaaagtcctccttttgtcacttACAACCTTCATGTCTTGCGCATGGGTGCTGCACCACTCCATGCCATGACAGccaacagttttttgttttgttttttttaccactggTAAAGTCAGTGTGTACTATTATGTACTGCTAGACAAGGGCAAGAGGGACAGAACAGTATTCATCATCCTAATTGGGGCTTATTTTGGTGCAGACATGTTTGTTAAAGTCTGGCGTCTGTACCCTCTGTTTCAGAAACTCATATCCACAGGGGGTGAGATGCTACTTGAATGACATTAGCGTTTATTGCCATATAGCTATTGAACATTACATACTGGCTGCAGTTCCTCAGAGGCACAAGGGTGCTAAAATGTTAAACTATTTACTACTTAGACATAAGTCATGTCAAGAGAAGTTAGTCACACTGCAGCTATTTGCAATACCCTGCTCTTACCAATGCTGCGTCAGTTTGGTTCTTTTCATACCTAATCATGCTACTGTAGTGGAGCCATTCAGAATTCTATTCTATGACTCTGAAATTTTCATGTGGACATTGGCCGCAAAGAATATTTGTGTTTGGTAAGTCATTTTACTGAGGACAGCTCTGCACTGGTTTTTTTGACCTTGTCCACAAGCATACTAGACCAGTGCCTCTGACTACAGCATGGGAGGATACTGTgccacacactaacacagacaaaaaaaaaagggtactGTAGGATTTGACTCAAGGGCTTTGAGTGTCGCTGAGtgtaaatattcaaatgttGAGTAGGAGATTTTACCATGTATGTTTGGAGTCATACATTGGAGAATGTACCAATGGGGTACAGAATTATAATTTAGAAAAGATCACAAGGCTTTAACTATGCTCCTAGTTTCTGAAGGCTTGTGGATCACTGCCCAGTCTGCCAGACTTCTGTGTTTAGTTATGATGTAATCTGTAGACAACTCACCTGCCAATACATGTTCCGCTTTGTCCATCACCTGAAACGAACTGGTGGCGAAGAATGATTTAATTGTGTCTTAAAGGGGATTGCCctctcagcagagagagagacagccgtGGAAAACCTATGTCACAAACTTCCTACTCAGCCACAGAGCTTGTCCTCATGCAACTACTAGGATAAAAGTCCACATACTTATTCCCACTCTTTCTAACTCAGGTtacaaaaaagggaaagaacacaaaccaacagggaCACAGACATTCTAAAAAAATCAGCAGACCTTGTGTGTATATCAATTATTTTAATAccattaattatttttaaattactgaTGGTCCACAGAAAGGGCACATTGTCATACAAATTGGAGGCTTTGTTTTATGGAgataatacaaacacactcactgttaGCAAACTATGTGCCCTGTAAAGTCTTCAtctttaaatctgttttaatagTTGATTGTGGGCTTGTCATATGATTTACATTATCTGTAATTAATGTctgtaataaatataatatcAACTTACTCATAAACTAGAGTAGAATATACACACTTGAATTATTTAACAGGAAACACACCAGCAATATGTGAGTGCTACACTGCAGCGGAAACCTTTCAAACTTAAAATAAACACCTCACTCTTACAGTGTAATTGTGACATGAAATAATTCTAAAAACACTGATGAAAGGAGAAATATCTTTTAAGCCTGTTATGTGGAAACATTCACTTCATGCTAGCATAAGACTCCAGTCTTTGAAGATAACATATTACAGTATGAACAAGAGCACAATCCATGTAAGCCAATTCACAAAAATATTTAGTGGACAATTCCATTCTTAAAAGTGTTCGAGAGAACAACTgacatgaaaaagacaaaagtgCTTCAGTTCTCTGTGCAGCCGTTTTCCATGTTGCTTGGTCAGGAATTACAAACAATAGGGACCGTGTACTCTTTGGGTTTGGCCCAGTATAAAAGTAAGGTTTGAAACGGTCAGGTTGTCACAGTACCTCCAGCCACTCAGTCCTGAGGAACAAACATCACGACCATGACCATGGGCAAGGTAAGCTCTATGAGCACTCCTACGATTATCTTTGACAAAAGAGGATGACTTTTGCGTAAAATGATGGATATCAgactaataataaacaaaaaaatgtattcatttccaGATCATCTTTTACGAGGACAGGAACTTCCAGGGTCGCTCCTATGAGTGCATGAGCGACTGCGCTGACATGTCCTCCTACATGAGCCGCTGTCACTCTTGCAGGGTGGAGAGTGGCTGCTTCATGGTCTACGACCGTCCAAACTACATGGGAAACCAGTACTTCATGAGGAGGGGCGAGTATGCTGACTACATGAGTATGTTTGGATGGAATAACTGCATCAGGTCCTGCCGTATGATCCCTATGGTAAGGTCATCATTATAATTTGCATGCACTTTTTCTCTAGATTTGGTCTGTGTTggtatgaatgtgaatgataaAATGTGATGACTAATGCAATGTGTATACTTGCTCCTCAACAGCACAGGGGATCCTACAGAATGAGGATCTATGAGAGGGAGAACTTCGGTGGTCAGATGCATGAGCTGATGGATGACTGTGACTCCATCATGGACCGTTACCGCATGTCCAACTGCATGTCCTGCCACGTGATGGACGGCCACTGGCTCATGTACGAGCAGCcccactacagaggcaggatGCATTACTTCGGGCCTGGAGAGTACAGGAATTTCAGTAACATGGGATTCAGCAACATGAGATTCATGAGCATGAGACGTATCATGGATTCCTATTTCTaaataataacatattttatCACTACCAACAGATTTTTAATAAACTCTGTCACCCTACTGATTTCGTGGTATGTGTAATGCTGAAAAAGGAAATACTGATTCTGCTATGAAAATCTACAACAAATAAGACAATGAGCTCTTATGCT is a window of Chanos chanos chromosome 10, fChaCha1.1, whole genome shotgun sequence DNA encoding:
- the LOC115822090 gene encoding gamma-crystallin M2-like — translated: MTMGKIIFYEDRNFQGRSYECMSDCADMSSYMSRCHSCRVESGCFMVYDRPNYMGNQYFMRRGEYADYMSMFGWNNCIRSCRMIPMHRGSYRMRIYERENFGGQMHELMDDCDSIMDRYRMSNCMSCHVMDGHWLMYEQPHYRGRMHYFGPGEYRNFSNMGFSNMRFMSMRRIMDSYF